From the genome of Acidimicrobiales bacterium:
CATCGAGGAGAGCACACGGCAGAACCGTTCGACGACGGCGTACTGCACCACCGGACCGACCAGCGGCATGCGCAGCATCGCCTTGTGCTTCGCCCGCTTGCCTCCGTAGGTGCGCCCGACCGTGAGGAACAAGGCTGTGACGACGACGGCGAACGCGGCGAACACCCACCAGTAGTTGGTGGTGATGTCGGTGAAGCCAAGCAACAGGCGGGTCGGCAGCGGGAGCTTGGCGTCGAATTCCTTGAAGAATCCCTTGAAGCGGGGCAGCACGAAGCCGGCGAGGATGCCGACGACGCCGACTGACATGCACAGCACCATCACCGGATAGGCGAGCGCGGCCTTGATCTTGCGGCGCGCTTCGAGGTCGCGCTCCAGGTACTGCGATAGCTGGTCGAGGACAACGTCGAGCTGGCCCGTGACCTCGACGGACTTGAGCACGCTCACGTAGAACGGAGGGAAGGCCTCGGAGTGGGGCGCGATCGCGTTGGAAAGATTCTCGCCGCGGCGCAGCGACTCCACCATGTCCATGAGCACGCCTTTGAGGACCTTGTCCTTCATCTCGGCGTGCAGCATTTCGATGGCGTCGGCCACGGGCACGCCGGCTTTGATGAACGCCGAGAGCTGCCGCGAGAAGTGCATGACGTCGGCGCGGTTCGCCTTGACGGCGGTGATTTCGAACTT
Proteins encoded in this window:
- a CDS encoding type II secretion system F family protein, yielding MATTFRYAAVGADGKEVTGSIKGTSVHGVASMLVDKGLEIRSVRKKANPLKFEITAVKANRADVMHFSRQLSAFIKAGVPVADAIEMLHAEMKDKVLKGVLMDMVESLRRGENLSNAIAPHSEAFPPFYVSVLKSVEVTGQLDVVLDQLSQYLERDLEARRKIKAALAYPVMVLCMSVGVVGILAGFVLPRFKGFFKEFDAKLPLPTRLLLGFTDITTNYWWVFAAFAVVVTALFLTVGRTYGGKRAKHKAMLRMPLVGPVVQYAVVERFCRVLSSMVNAGVPLPESLRLAAEGANNVPFTEAIMRARHEMLEGRGLAEPIGETKMFPAAVTQMLSVGENTGTLDSQLESMAVYYERELEYKLKNLTTMFEPMAILFVAGIVGFVAVALVSAMYGVFNQVKT